Within candidate division KSB1 bacterium, the genomic segment TTCTCCCAGGTGATGTCAAACTGCACAAAAGCGACGTGATTAAGTGCATCTTGTCCTGTGACTGTGGAGTTGCTAACCACCACATCGTTGGCAAATGCGGTTTGGAAACCAAAGAGACTAAGCGCCACTAGGGTCATACTTCTTAAAATTGTACGCATCATGTTAACTCCTTTGAATTGTAGGGTTGTATGGTTTATAAAAAGGAACCTGGTTTTTTTAACCCTAATAATAGTGACTTATTTTTTTTGTTATTTGTTTGGGTACTAAGTTCAAAAAACAAGGATTAGTTTTGTTTTTCATCAGATAATATCCTTTTGATTGTATCAACATGCGATTCATTGTCTCACCGTGAGACACTTCCATCACTTTTGATAGTATGAAAAATCTGACATGGTGAAAATAGATGGGTGATAATGAAATCGTTAACCTCTTAATAATTTATAACTTATAAACTAAACATCTAAAATATTATGTAAATCCTTTCGAGTAATCTCAACAGACTCCAGTAAGTATTATTTCAAGAATTGTGCCACGCTTAGTGGCTGGATCCTGGATGCTGGATACCAGATGCTGGATGCTAGATGCTAGATACTGGATGCTGGATGCTGGATGCTAGATACCAGATACCAGATGCCGGATGGCGGATGGCGGATGCCGGATGCTGACAAGCGAAATCACAAATAACAAAATACAAATCTCAATTAAATCTCAAATTCAAAAAATCAAAATTACCAAACAGAATTAAGGCTGGATGCTGGATTTCCCCTCTTGAGAGGGGAAGAAAATCCCGCCCGGACGGGATTTTCAGGGGTGTGTAAAAATTAGTGCGGAGCCGACATGAATGTCGGTTTACAACTCCACATTATCCATTCTCCCCTTCTCTGTTCTCGTCTTTTCTTTTTTTCCTTTTCCTTTTTCCTTTTTCCTTTTACCTTGTCACTTTGCTACTTTGTTACTAAGGTGGAATTAGGAGGTTAGTTGTTGATTGTTGGAATTCCCCTCTTTGAAAGAGGAAGAAAATCATCCCGTCCAGTAGTGGGATTGTGCAACGTAAGCCGCAGGAGCTTGTGTTAAAAACTGGTATAGGAAAAGATTTATTTAGTGATAAGATAGAGAAAAGGATAAATTGGGTTCAATTAAATTAGTAAATCCCAATTTCCCCCTTAAATTATACGTCTGAATTAGGTGTCATCGTATGCAATATAAATTCACTCTTCATCAAAGAAAAACCTGATTTGACTTATCGCAGGAATATTGTTCAGCGCTTTAATCAATAGAGAACTTTTATCCTTATTTTTTAAAACAAGATAAAATGATATTTCATAAATATCATTTTCCTCAAGTGATTGCATATTCACCAATCTAAATTTCTTACAAAATTTTCCTAATATGGGTAAATAAGGCGGTTTATCGTCCGGTAATTCGCAATTGAATTGAAGTAGAAACTCACGTTTTGAAGGAGCGGCGTAATTCAATTTGAATAGGCCCAACATCATAACCCCAATGAAAAGGGTTCCTAAAAGAGCAATCAGTCTTAATCCTACTCCGGCTGCCATGCCGACTGCCAGGGAAAAAAATATAAAAACAATATCGTGAGTATCCTTTACAGCTGTTCGAAAACGAATGATAGACATGGCGCCAACCAGCCCAAATGCACGAGCTAAATTATTGCCGATGACCATAATCACCAAGGCTGTGATCATCGCCAACACGACCATGGTTTGAACAAATTTAGCAGAATAGTTGGGTCCATTGTAAATGGAACGATACACTGCTGATATGATGAGTCCGCAAGCTAGCGCCACAATTAAATTACCGAGCAGCTGCTCAGCATTTATGGAAGTAATAAATAGATTTTGAAAGCCGTCTAACATGTTTTTCAGGCAACCTCAAGAAAGTTTTGATCATTGATTGATGCCATCTTCTTCTGGGCAAATTCCAATCTGTCTATTTTTAATCCTTTTTGCTTATGCGAATCCAAACAAATCGTATACTTAGACAATGCACGTTGTCGCAATTCTAACGATCCGATCGCATAATTTAACCAGGAGGGGAAATGCAATTGTGTTTTTATTTCAAGTATAAAATAATTCGGAAACGCTCTAACAAAATTTACTTCTTTAAACAAACCATCTATCGACACCCTGATTTTACTCCGTAATTTCTTATCGAATGTAATTCTAAGATCTTGGTTAAATTTATAATAATATGCTTCTCTTTCATAATTGATCAGAATCTTCGGCATTAATGCTAAATTGTTTATGTGAAATAAGAAGTTTAATGCGTTCGTCTTTGTTAAGCCATTTCCACACTTCGAACCTATAAATTTATCCACATCTCCTGTTTCAATCAAAGACGATAGATCGCGATATTCAACGGATGCGCGAGTCTTGGTAATCGCTGCATCATTTTTCCGTTTTATTTCAAGGAATACCTGTTCATCACCCATAAATTCGTTATACCCCCTGATCCTTATCTTTTTTCTTTTTCTTATTCCTTCAATTTTCTCATGATAAAAACTAAAATTTAATGTATCGTAATACAAACTACGAACGGTATATTCCTTTTTTTGCCGCATTGCCGCATATTTATCCAGGCTCACATATTTTGCAATATAATCCCTGATATGGGTCAACATCTCATTAGGTACTAAGTATTTATATTCTATCCTACCCATAGCTTTTTTAGATCAAAATTGACTTTATCATTTGAAATAAATACGGTAATGGCTTTAACGAATTTAGAGTAATCGAACATGGAATGATGAATCCAAATGGCAGCCGGTTATCGGAATTATTTAATTCAGCATACACAAGAAACACTTGCTCATTGTTTATGATTCGTGAAACTGCTTCTTTGCGAACGATTTTACCAAAAGCATAATCCTTTATTGGTATTTCAAAAGTTACACGTTGTGTTAAATCGAGATCGTTAAAATAATTTATTTTCACCGGCATCAAGACGATACCGGTTGGTTCACCAATAGTAAGCAATGTATCACTTGAGATACTTGGATAGATTATTCCACTGATCGGACTTATCAATGTGAAATCTTTAAATCGTTCTTTTAATACTTGCAGCTCCGTTTCAATAGACTCAATTTCAGATTTTAAATATTGAATTTGTTCCGGTTTAGCTCCCGACTGAACGACTTGAAGATGAGCTCTCGCGATCGATTGTTCAATTTCATAGGCTATTTTTATATTTTTGGTTATTTCAAAATCCTCTCTGGAAATTAACTTTGATTGGTACAGTGAATCTTGCCTGGAATAGATCCTATTTTGATTCAACAGGTTTACTTGTGCAAGGGCAAGCTTTTCTTTCGCTTCTATGATAACTTCTTGCTTCTCTCCGGCAATATTTACCTGAAGTGATGCTTTGGCTAAAGCAAGCTCCCGGGATAGCCCCGATAATCTTAAAAGAAGAGCGTTAGATTTAAAAACACCCACAGTATCACCAGGATTGATAATGTTTTTAGCAAAAATAGTTGGAGAAAGTTGAAATTGTACTGCATCTCCCCGGTCGATTTGAACTGCAGAATAATCCCTTATGAGACCGGTTCTGTGATCGTATAAGGTGGATATTATACTGCCATCATCCCCTCTTTGTAAAACCCATTCTCTTGTGTGAATTATTTTTCCGGGTACTTTTATAGTATAAGGAATTGTAATCGGCAGGAAATGTAACACTCCAATACCCATTACAACTAATGCTATAACATACCCCGTCCTTTTCACTTTGGAATCCATTTGAGTTTTGTCTTTTAATTTAGCTTAAAAATAATACCCCGAGATTCAAACCGGAATTGCAATGATCAACGTTATTCATCAGGTTTATTTTAACAAAAGCATCCTGCGAATCTGGCTGAATCCGTTTGTCCATAACCTGTAAAAATAAACGCCGGAAGCGTTGCTTGCAGACGCATTCCAATTTATGTGGTGGATTCCTGCTTCAAATTCTTTATCTATAAGAGTAACGACTTCTCTACCCATAATATCGAAAATCTTTATCCGAACATGGTTTCTATTTGGGATTTGAAACGATATCGTTGTCGCAGGATTAAACGGATTCGGATAGTTCTGTTCCAATAAGAACGATCCTGGAATGCTCTCGA encodes:
- a CDS encoding polyphosphate polymerase domain-containing protein, yielding MGRIEYKYLVPNEMLTHIRDYIAKYVSLDKYAAMRQKKEYTVRSLYYDTLNFSFYHEKIEGIRKRKKIRIRGYNEFMGDEQVFLEIKRKNDAAITKTRASVEYRDLSSLIETGDVDKFIGSKCGNGLTKTNALNFLFHINNLALMPKILINYEREAYYYKFNQDLRITFDKKLRSKIRVSIDGLFKEVNFVRAFPNYFILEIKTQLHFPSWLNYAIGSLELRQRALSKYTICLDSHKQKGLKIDRLEFAQKKMASINDQNFLEVA
- a CDS encoding DUF4956 domain-containing protein — its product is MLDGFQNLFITSINAEQLLGNLIVALACGLIISAVYRSIYNGPNYSAKFVQTMVVLAMITALVIMVIGNNLARAFGLVGAMSIIRFRTAVKDTHDIVFIFFSLAVGMAAGVGLRLIALLGTLFIGVMMLGLFKLNYAAPSKREFLLQFNCELPDDKPPYLPILGKFCKKFRLVNMQSLEENDIYEISFYLVLKNKDKSSLLIKALNNIPAISQIRFFFDEE